Proteins from a single region of bacterium:
- the fabD gene encoding ACP S-malonyltransferase: MLEREVALLFPGQGSQYVGMGKELYEGYSEVREIFGIANEVLGFDLTSFCFYGPEEELRRTSIAQPAILTLSVAIWRLLPPLRARYLAGHSLGEYTALVVGGVLTFQEALRLVKKRGEYMEEMKEGTMVAVMRLGREELEEVVKSVEGICVIANYNSPQQIVISGEREAVEEAARKAEAKGARCVQLAVSGAFHSPLMTEANKRFKSELEKFDFRDSSIPIVCNAFAKPVIKGEELKEALKVQMVSPVRWEESVRLIGKEVNFFLEVGPGKVLTNLVKRILPDATVFNIGDMSTLEEFLNGRR, translated from the coding sequence ATGCTTGAAAGGGAAGTAGCTCTTCTTTTCCCTGGACAGGGTTCTCAATATGTTGGTATGGGGAAGGAACTTTATGAGGGATACAGTGAGGTTAGGGAGATATTCGGAATAGCTAACGAGGTATTGGGGTTTGATTTAACGAGTTTCTGCTTTTATGGTCCAGAGGAAGAGTTGAGGAGGACATCAATCGCTCAGCCAGCAATCCTTACCCTCAGCGTAGCTATATGGAGGCTTCTTCCTCCCCTTAGAGCGAGATATTTGGCGGGACACAGCCTCGGCGAATACACAGCACTTGTTGTGGGTGGTGTCCTTACCTTCCAAGAAGCTCTTAGGTTAGTAAAAAAGAGGGGGGAATATATGGAGGAAATGAAAGAGGGGACTATGGTCGCTGTTATGAGGTTGGGAAGGGAGGAATTAGAGGAAGTCGTGAAAAGTGTTGAGGGAATTTGTGTGATAGCCAATTATAATTCCCCTCAGCAAATAGTTATATCCGGGGAAAGGGAGGCTGTTGAGGAGGCAGCGAGGAAGGCGGAGGCTAAGGGAGCGAGATGTGTTCAGCTTGCTGTTAGCGGTGCCTTTCATTCTCCTTTGATGACGGAAGCTAATAAGAGATTCAAAAGTGAGCTGGAGAAATTTGATTTTCGGGATAGCTCAATTCCCATTGTCTGCAATGCCTTTGCTAAGCCAGTGATAAAGGGCGAGGAGCTCAAGGAGGCTTTGAAGGTTCAAATGGTGAGCCCGGTGCGGTGGGAGGAAAGCGTGAGATTGATTGGGAAAGAAGTCAACTTTTTCCTCGAGGTCGGTCCGGGCAAAGTATTGACTAATCTCGTGAAGAGGATATTACCTGACGCAACTGTTTTCAATATAGGAGATATGAGCACGCTGGAGGAATTTCTAAATGGAAGGAGGTAG
- a CDS encoding rubredoxin produces MATWKCKECGAEKEARCKPKKCSQCGAQNSFEKVEVKK; encoded by the coding sequence ATGGCAACCTGGAAATGCAAGGAATGCGGAGCAGAAAAGGAAGCCAGATGCAAGCCCAAGAAGTGCTCCCAGTGCGGAGCGCAGAATTCCTTTGAAAAAGTGGAGGTGAAAAAATAA
- a CDS encoding cellulase family glycosylhydrolase, whose product MEKLNLLKKNGKPLYLLGVNYWARDAGPLMWRKWDKEKVRDEIRQMKSLGMNTIRSFIYMPDFMPRPGELDEEMLRRFGEFLQLCKEEGIYTFPSFFVGHMSGENWDVPWREGRNFYTDPWMIRQEIAYIQGIVSRFKDEEAIVGWLLSNEIPLYGGNTTRDIGYVWVKTMCEAIRQIDPTRPISTGDGCWYLSGDDNGFNLDDLSKVLDFFGPHSYPSEIDSLRHSFIPAMLMQLAKTWGLPVLLEEFGCSNAHCSEEHQADYYRTTFHSVLINGGCGCLGWCYSDFNLPYQRPYSHHPFEMLFGVTRSDKSEKPVALEFKRFSSLLEKLDLSSLEIPTPEAYILVPSFYFNPYPFSWMDKGLTNRIFLQAFTTAKMAKITTGFWREEPIISDIPYDIELRKEVRFPEGAKLLILPSLPMLTAPSWEALYSFAEKGGTVYFSYRYQPWIHNFERLTGCSHKLRYGIPDIPASDLTISFVKSMPGIEDGEVFNFTPSASPFNSAFCPLVPKSAEVIAIDEEGNPAIVINRVGKGKIFFSAFPLELYLSEKPEANKTSLLWRFYKAMALEAGIDFPIDFTNPYVEMEVLRQGSDTLIWLVNHSWETVEGTLLGDFERAIDLESGKGLTFSGERDIILAKKEVKVLKI is encoded by the coding sequence ATGGAGAAATTGAATCTGCTCAAGAAAAACGGAAAACCCTTATATCTTTTAGGTGTCAACTACTGGGCGAGAGACGCTGGTCCTTTGATGTGGCGTAAATGGGATAAGGAAAAGGTGAGGGATGAAATAAGGCAGATGAAGTCATTGGGCATGAACACAATTCGTTCATTCATCTATATGCCCGACTTTATGCCTCGTCCAGGGGAACTTGATGAGGAGATGCTGAGGCGCTTCGGGGAATTCCTTCAGCTCTGCAAGGAAGAAGGAATCTACACATTTCCTTCGTTCTTCGTGGGGCATATGTCCGGGGAAAATTGGGATGTGCCCTGGAGGGAAGGGAGGAATTTTTACACCGACCCTTGGATGATTCGTCAGGAAATAGCTTATATTCAAGGGATAGTTTCTCGCTTCAAGGACGAAGAGGCGATTGTAGGTTGGCTTCTCTCAAACGAGATTCCTCTCTATGGAGGGAATACGACGAGGGATATAGGCTATGTTTGGGTGAAAACGATGTGCGAAGCAATTAGGCAGATAGACCCAACACGTCCGATTTCTACTGGTGATGGTTGCTGGTACCTCAGCGGAGACGATAATGGCTTTAATTTGGATGACCTTTCCAAAGTCCTGGACTTCTTTGGACCCCATTCCTATCCCTCGGAGATTGATTCCCTTCGCCACTCGTTTATCCCCGCAATGCTTATGCAGCTGGCTAAAACTTGGGGATTGCCCGTTCTTTTGGAGGAATTTGGTTGTTCAAATGCCCACTGCTCAGAGGAACATCAAGCGGATTACTATAGGACAACTTTCCACTCTGTCTTGATTAACGGAGGGTGTGGGTGTCTGGGTTGGTGCTATAGCGATTTCAACCTCCCTTATCAAAGACCATACTCCCATCATCCCTTTGAGATGCTTTTCGGAGTAACTCGCTCCGATAAATCGGAAAAGCCAGTTGCCCTTGAATTCAAGAGATTCTCCTCCCTATTGGAGAAGTTAGACCTTTCCAGTTTGGAAATCCCCACGCCCGAGGCTTATATCCTCGTCCCCTCTTTCTATTTCAATCCCTACCCATTCTCCTGGATGGACAAAGGGTTGACGAATAGGATATTTCTTCAAGCATTTACAACGGCCAAGATGGCTAAAATAACAACGGGCTTTTGGCGTGAGGAGCCTATTATCTCCGATATACCCTATGATATTGAATTGCGGAAGGAAGTCCGCTTCCCTGAGGGAGCCAAGCTCCTCATTCTTCCTTCCTTGCCGATGCTCACAGCGCCCAGCTGGGAGGCGCTCTATAGCTTCGCTGAAAAAGGAGGCACAGTTTATTTCTCCTATAGATATCAGCCCTGGATACACAACTTTGAACGCCTAACCGGCTGTAGCCATAAGCTCAGATACGGAATACCTGATATCCCAGCCTCTGATTTAACAATCAGTTTCGTAAAATCTATGCCAGGGATAGAGGATGGGGAAGTCTTCAATTTCACTCCTTCAGCTTCCCCCTTTAACAGCGCGTTTTGCCCCTTGGTTCCCAAGTCAGCCGAGGTGATTGCCATAGATGAGGAAGGCAACCCCGCCATAGTTATCAATAGAGTGGGCAAGGGGAAGATATTCTTCTCCGCCTTTCCACTTGAGCTTTACCTCAGCGAGAAGCCGGAGGCGAACAAAACATCGCTCTTATGGAGGTTTTATAAAGCAATGGCATTGGAAGCGGGAATAGACTTCCCCATTGATTTCACAAACCCATACGTTGAGATGGAAGTTTTAAGGCAGGGAAGTGATACCCTTATTTGGTTGGTCAATCATTCCTGGGAGACAGTAGAAGG
- the fabF gene encoding beta-ketoacyl-ACP synthase II, translating to MPSKRAVITGLSLLTPLGVGVDKNWRRLLKGESGISQITFFDASAFSSQIGGEVRDFNPEEYIDKREVRRMDRFAQFSVAAAKMALADAGLEMERLKPEEVAVIMGSGIGGIATWEEQHRIFLEKGPNRVSPFFIPMLISDMAAAHIAIAFKAMGANYATVSACASGANAIGEALRLIREERAKVVIAGGSEACVTPLALAGFCSMRALSTRNDEPEKASRPFDAKRDGFVLSEGAGVVIVEEMEFAKKRGARIYAELLGYGLSCDAYHITAPEPNGKGAVLSMEFALKDAGISKEDVDYINAHGTSTQLNDATETLAIKKVFGQRAYEIPISSTKSMIGHLLGAAGAVEFVVSLLSIRDNIIHPTINYEYPDPDCDLDYVPNKARETKVDVIMSNSFGFGGHNVTLVAKRFE from the coding sequence ATGCCCTCAAAAAGGGCGGTCATCACTGGCTTATCCCTTCTAACTCCGTTAGGGGTAGGGGTAGATAAAAACTGGCGGAGGTTATTGAAGGGAGAAAGCGGTATAAGTCAGATAACCTTCTTTGATGCGAGCGCCTTTAGCAGTCAGATAGGCGGTGAGGTGAGGGATTTCAATCCTGAGGAGTATATAGATAAAAGGGAAGTAAGGAGGATGGACCGCTTCGCTCAATTCAGCGTTGCGGCGGCGAAGATGGCGCTTGCCGATGCTGGTCTTGAGATGGAGAGGCTGAAGCCGGAAGAGGTGGCCGTAATTATGGGAAGCGGAATAGGGGGGATAGCAACTTGGGAGGAGCAGCATAGGATTTTCCTTGAAAAGGGACCGAATAGGGTGAGTCCCTTCTTCATCCCTATGCTGATCTCCGATATGGCGGCTGCTCACATAGCGATAGCCTTTAAAGCCATGGGGGCGAACTATGCCACGGTGAGCGCCTGCGCCAGTGGAGCAAATGCCATTGGGGAGGCTCTAAGATTGATAAGGGAGGAAAGAGCAAAGGTGGTAATCGCTGGTGGTAGCGAAGCCTGTGTAACACCCCTCGCTTTAGCCGGCTTCTGTTCGATGAGGGCGCTCTCAACGAGAAACGATGAACCAGAGAAAGCCTCCCGTCCATTTGACGCTAAAAGGGATGGCTTTGTCCTCTCTGAAGGGGCGGGAGTTGTGATTGTTGAGGAGATGGAGTTCGCGAAAAAGAGAGGAGCGAGAATTTACGCCGAGCTGCTGGGCTATGGATTATCCTGCGATGCCTATCATATTACAGCACCCGAGCCAAACGGAAAAGGTGCCGTCCTCTCTATGGAGTTCGCTCTGAAGGATGCGGGGATAAGCAAGGAGGATGTTGATTATATAAACGCCCACGGAACATCCACCCAATTGAACGACGCAACCGAGACATTGGCAATAAAGAAGGTTTTCGGGCAAAGGGCTTACGAAATCCCCATCTCCTCAACCAAATCTATGATTGGACACCTGCTTGGCGCTGCTGGTGCGGTTGAGTTTGTCGTTTCCCTTTTAAGCATAAGGGACAACATAATCCATCCCACGATAAATTACGAATATCCTGACCCCGACTGCGATTTGGATTATGTGCCGAATAAAGCAAGGGAAACGAAAGTTGATGTTATAATGTCCAATTCCTTTGGATTTGGAGGGCACAATGTAACCCTCGTAGCCAAGAGGTTTGAATAA
- the acpP gene encoding acyl carrier protein → MTDIAERVKNIVAERLNVNPEEVTLETTFEDLGADSLDVMDLVMELEQEFDIEIPDEDAEKIRTIEDTINYIQSRLQKE, encoded by the coding sequence ATGACCGATATCGCGGAAAGAGTGAAAAACATAGTTGCTGAGAGACTGAATGTCAATCCGGAGGAAGTCACCCTTGAAACGACATTTGAAGACCTCGGCGCCGACTCTTTAGATGTGATGGACCTCGTTATGGAGCTGGAGCAGGAATTTGATATAGAAATACCGGATGAGGATGCGGAGAAAATAAGAACAATTGAGGACACGATAAATTACATCCAGTCCCGTCTTCAAAAGGAATAG
- the fabG gene encoding 3-oxoacyl-[acyl-carrier-protein] reductase, with product MRFEGKVAIITGAGRGIGKAIAERLASEGADVVVCDIDKEAAERTAEEIRSKYSVKAIAISADVAKEGDVNSMVEETIKNFGRVDFLINNAGITKDSLLLRMSEEEWDKVIAVDLKSVFLCTRAVIRHMMRQRFGRIVNISSVIGLRGNVGQANYASAKAGIIGFTKSSARELAGRNITVNAVAPGYIQTEMTERLPQDVREEMLKQVPLGRPGQPEDVAGVVAFLCSEDASYITGEIIRVDGGMAM from the coding sequence ATGAGATTTGAAGGGAAAGTTGCGATAATAACGGGAGCTGGAAGGGGAATTGGAAAGGCTATAGCGGAGAGGCTGGCTTCAGAGGGGGCGGATGTCGTGGTATGTGATATAGACAAGGAGGCGGCGGAGCGGACAGCGGAGGAAATAAGAAGCAAATATTCAGTGAAGGCAATAGCCATTTCCGCTGATGTGGCGAAGGAAGGGGATGTAAATTCCATGGTGGAGGAAACGATTAAGAATTTTGGCAGGGTTGATTTTCTAATCAATAATGCGGGAATAACAAAGGATAGCTTGCTCTTGCGGATGAGCGAAGAGGAGTGGGACAAAGTGATAGCGGTTGACCTAAAGAGTGTTTTCCTTTGCACGAGGGCTGTAATAAGGCATATGATGAGGCAGAGGTTTGGAAGGATAGTGAACATCTCCTCCGTTATAGGGTTAAGGGGGAATGTGGGGCAGGCAAATTATGCCTCAGCCAAGGCGGGCATAATAGGCTTCACGAAATCTTCTGCCAGGGAATTAGCGGGAAGGAATATAACCGTCAACGCGGTTGCTCCCGGATACATTCAGACGGAGATGACTGAAAGGCTACCTCAGGATGTAAGGGAAGAGATGTTAAAGCAGGTTCCATTAGGGCGTCCCGGTCAGCCCGAAGATGTTGCTGGAGTGGTTGCTTTTCTCTGCTCAGAGGATGCTTCATATATAACGGGAGAGATAATTCGGGTTGACGGCGGTATGGCTATGTAG